The following are encoded in a window of Lagenorhynchus albirostris chromosome 3, mLagAlb1.1, whole genome shotgun sequence genomic DNA:
- the DCANP1 gene encoding LOW QUALITY PROTEIN: dendritic cell nuclear protein 1 (The sequence of the model RefSeq protein was modified relative to this genomic sequence to represent the inferred CDS: inserted 1 base in 1 codon; deleted 2 bases in 1 codon; substituted 1 base at 1 genomic stop codon), translating to MALEPEGSATLCDSLMKNFVLAMDLVGSQEGGYYCERWHQKAQYSGFVEWETHSQGGPKCSPNYALGSSSPLHAERKSHCLKSKPERQRLERGSAGGSPEPPGRSSPAPPGNLCHRPRVLFLPGRGKPNLAGGLXEGAAHLLPGGVSDLGXKSGRPSGPQDGLCSTREEGRPETGQKGARKHPKLELSGWLQALVHELDTPFLCCSDRLSRAVSPSQQCPLHSLSWHTQDGLCG from the exons ATGGCTCTGGAGCCTGAGGGCTCAGCCACACTCTGTGACTCCCTGATGAAGAATTTTGTCTTAGCCATGGACCTGGTGGGCAGTCAGGAGGGGGGTTATTATTGTGAACGTTGGCACCAGAAGGCCCAATATTCGGGGTTTGTAGAATGGGAGACACACAGTCAGGGCGG ACCGAAGTGCTCCCCAAACTATGCATTAGGGAGCAGCAGCCCTTTGCACGCAGAACGGAAAAGCCACTGCCTGAAGTCTAAACCTGAACGTCAAAGGCTGGAGAGAGGAAGC GCTGGTGGCTCCCCAGAGCCCCCAGGGCGCAGCTcccctgctccaccagggaacCTTTGCCATAGACCGAGAGTCCTCTTCCTTCCAGGAAGGGGCAAACCCAACCTAGCTGGGGGCCTATGAGAGGGAGcagcccacctcctccctggGGGAGTCTCTGACTTGG TGAAGTCTGGGAGGCCCTCTGGGCCCCAGGATGGACTGTGCAGCACACGGGAGGAGGGCAGACCAGAGACAGGGCAGAAGGGAGCCAGGAAACACCCA AAGCTAGAATTATcaggttggcttcaggccctgGTCCATGAACTCGATACCCCTTTCCTTTGCTGCTCAGACAGACTGAGCAGGGCAGTGAGTCCCTCTCAACAATGTCCTCTGCATTCCCTCAGCTGGCATACACAGGACGGCCTATGTGGCTGA